One window from the genome of Rickettsiella endosymbiont of Xylota segnis encodes:
- the rsmD gene encoding 16S rRNA (guanine(966)-N(2))-methyltransferase RsmD, with translation MKKGEVRIIGGQWRGRKLHFPAMPDLRPTPNRIRETLFNWLTPYLADAYCLDLFAGSGALGFEALSRHAKSVCFIEQSKLLVSYLKTQLKQFSVENRAQVYQAQFPFVATQLFKSKKPLFNIVFLDPPFHQNLLGSACAWLIKEGLLASESMIYMETAASIEPLLLPENWEIQHCKTAGQVQYALIKSNL, from the coding sequence ATGAAAAAAGGTGAAGTAAGGATCATTGGTGGACAATGGCGCGGCAGAAAACTGCATTTCCCAGCTATGCCGGATTTACGTCCGACACCGAATCGCATCCGAGAAACATTATTTAATTGGTTAACTCCCTATCTGGCCGATGCTTATTGTTTAGATTTGTTCGCAGGTAGCGGTGCTTTAGGGTTTGAAGCACTGTCACGTCACGCTAAATCAGTTTGCTTTATCGAACAATCGAAGCTATTAGTTTCCTATTTAAAAACTCAGCTAAAGCAGTTTAGCGTAGAAAACCGTGCCCAGGTTTATCAGGCTCAATTTCCTTTTGTCGCAACACAATTATTTAAATCAAAAAAACCTCTATTTAATATTGTCTTTTTGGATCCGCCTTTTCATCAAAATTTGCTAGGCTCGGCGTGCGCCTGGTTAATCAAAGAAGGTCTATTAGCCTCTGAAAGCATGATTTATATGGAAACCGCAGCCAGCATTGAACCACTTTTATTGCCCGAAAATTGGGAGATTCAGCACTGTAAAACAGCCGGCCAGGTGCAATATGCTTTAATTAAATCGAACCTATAA
- the dotD gene encoding type IVB secretion system lipoprotein DotD has product MKKITVALFVSLLSGCASQNLPNSITPSLNGSDDASVKLAEAARSVSQSLNELKELEKASSPPISKPLPYPSSSGLEKTIASVDWSGPVEPLLQRIAKLANYHLEIIGKLPAVPVLVTISSQNTPLNYIIRNANLQAGKKANIIVYPGIKTIELRYAKY; this is encoded by the coding sequence ATGAAAAAAATAACAGTCGCGCTTTTTGTGAGTCTACTATCCGGGTGTGCTTCACAAAATTTACCTAACTCCATCACCCCTTCACTTAATGGCTCAGATGATGCCTCGGTTAAGCTAGCTGAAGCAGCACGTTCGGTGAGTCAATCATTAAATGAATTAAAAGAATTAGAAAAAGCTTCTAGTCCTCCGATCAGCAAACCATTGCCTTATCCTAGCTCTTCTGGATTAGAGAAAACTATTGCTTCGGTCGATTGGTCAGGTCCTGTAGAACCCCTATTACAACGTATCGCCAAGCTTGCCAACTACCATTTAGAAATCATTGGAAAACTTCCAGCGGTTCCTGTTTTAGTGACTATTTCCTCACAAAATACACCACTAAATTATATCATCCGTAACGCCAATCTTCAGGCAGGAAAAAAAGCCAATATTATTGTCTATCCCGGTATTAAGACTATAGAACTACGCTATGCTAAATATTAA
- a CDS encoding type IV secretion system DotC family protein: MLNIKLKYFYNLFQNAKRSYSQQLSFRQGAKKMSNRNVIKIHEDCELSGNTDKNSSTKSSYSQQSSFRQGAVKISNRNVFKIHEDFELSGNTDKNSSTKSSYSQQWSFCLGAMKMSNQNVCKIHEDCELSGNTDKNSSAKSIRLLAGLSLCALLSACSTTQPNYKTVGSLDNLTQLQDLHAQVTKDKKQMTALRSQALQDIAMSIGAQAGLAWRSEHINQVLSKNSSQLDRIFNFNLILLDHNVIPPVLVQGNNSLKLSDGQTLRIDDRTYQIISQARFTTAPPQWRNYIWMDYQRPELPLPAFLPKTPEERIIWKKYASLGWQDGINQANAIFSDNLARLTRDYTGMALYRNLLLKGMVSKPFVAHTDLGITGDSSDLHINDQILRITSLPKLQMNPGRWKSIVTHDDGDDDSTSTSR, translated from the coding sequence ATGCTAAATATTAAACTTAAGTATTTCTACAATTTATTTCAAAATGCGAAGCGTAGTTACTCGCAGCAATTGAGTTTTCGTCAAGGCGCTAAGAAAATGAGCAACCGGAATGTAATCAAGATACATGAGGATTGTGAATTGAGCGGCAACACAGACAAAAATTCCAGTACAAAGAGTAGTTACTCGCAGCAATCGAGTTTTCGTCAAGGCGCTGTGAAAATAAGCAACCGGAATGTATTCAAGATACATGAGGATTTTGAATTGAGCGGCAACACAGACAAAAATTCCAGTACAAAGAGTAGTTACTCGCAGCAATGGAGTTTTTGTCTAGGCGCTATGAAAATGAGCAACCAGAATGTATGTAAGATACATGAGGATTGCGAATTGAGTGGCAACACAGACAAAAATTCCAGTGCAAAGAGTATACGTTTATTAGCTGGTTTAAGCCTATGTGCACTACTCAGCGCCTGCAGTACTACCCAACCTAATTATAAAACCGTTGGTAGTTTAGATAATTTAACGCAATTACAAGATTTACATGCCCAGGTCACAAAAGATAAGAAGCAGATGACTGCCTTGCGTTCACAGGCCTTACAAGATATTGCGATGAGTATAGGTGCCCAAGCGGGTTTAGCTTGGCGCTCTGAACATATTAATCAAGTATTAAGCAAAAATTCATCGCAATTAGATCGTATTTTTAATTTTAATTTAATTTTGCTCGACCACAATGTCATCCCTCCTGTACTCGTTCAAGGAAATAATTCACTTAAGCTCTCGGATGGTCAAACTTTACGTATCGACGATCGTACTTACCAAATTATTAGTCAAGCGCGTTTCACCACCGCACCACCTCAATGGCGTAATTATATATGGATGGATTACCAACGTCCCGAATTACCTTTACCTGCTTTTTTACCGAAAACACCCGAAGAACGTATAATCTGGAAAAAATATGCCTCATTGGGCTGGCAGGATGGTATTAATCAAGCCAATGCTATTTTTAGTGATAACTTAGCACGTTTAACACGTGATTACACCGGGATGGCTTTATATAGAAATTTACTATTGAAAGGTATGGTCAGTAAGCCTTTTGTTGCACATACCGATCTCGGCATCACCGGTGATAGTTCTGATTTACATATTAACGATCAAATATTGCGTATCACTTCATTACCAAAATTACAAATGAATCCGGGTCGATGGAAATCCATCGTGACACATGATGATGGCGATGATGACAGCACATCTACTTCCCGATGA